In a single window of the Acidobacteriota bacterium genome:
- a CDS encoding serine hydrolase produces the protein MRVLKPVVLLLLLTFLAGSLPGQSLDEKLAEIDAYAKTVIETWKGPGMAIAVVKDDKVVMQKGYGVLKLGEPAAVNENTVFAIASNSKAFTTASLAILVDEKKLNWDDKVSKYLPDFQLYDPWVTNELTVRDLVTHRVGLDTFSGDLLWYETTYSPDEILKRVRYLKPVSSFRSRFGYQNLMFIAAGKVIEKVSGMTWCGFVTERILRPLEMNRTTCSINNLPDNAAWPHNESGGKLRVLHRGNVDGSYAAAALNSSVADLSKWVRTQLNRGKFGDKQIFSEQQSWAMHQPWLAQQVSPQALRNYPTRKFSGVGMGWFVFDHQGKKVINHSGGLDGMLSYTVLIPEENAGFVILTNNESPSYNVMMNKIMDVLTGAPKRDWNEEIKTRTATAKKAADEARAKEDAARVQGTKPSLAMSGYVGTYGDKLYGDVSVAEENGRLVLRFGPSPNFVADLEHWHYDTFEIKWRPSVAYNFPRGFVVFTLDKTGKTERLIVEQPNNDFWFYELDLRRKN, from the coding sequence ATGCGAGTCCTAAAACCTGTTGTTTTGCTGCTTTTACTGACATTTTTGGCGGGTTCGTTGCCGGGCCAAAGCCTTGATGAAAAGCTGGCCGAGATAGACGCTTACGCCAAGACCGTCATTGAAACATGGAAAGGGCCCGGCATGGCCATCGCGGTCGTAAAGGACGACAAGGTCGTAATGCAGAAAGGCTACGGCGTCCTGAAACTCGGCGAGCCGGCAGCCGTGAACGAGAACACCGTTTTTGCCATCGCATCAAATTCAAAGGCATTTACAACGGCGTCACTGGCCATTCTCGTCGATGAAAAGAAGCTGAATTGGGACGACAAGGTTTCGAAATATTTGCCCGATTTTCAGCTGTACGATCCTTGGGTCACCAATGAATTGACTGTCCGCGATCTGGTCACGCACCGCGTAGGGCTTGATACCTTCAGCGGTGACCTGCTGTGGTACGAGACTACGTATTCGCCGGACGAGATCCTGAAACGAGTGCGTTATCTAAAGCCGGTTTCAAGTTTTCGCTCGCGGTTCGGCTATCAAAACCTGATGTTCATCGCCGCCGGTAAGGTGATCGAGAAAGTATCGGGAATGACGTGGTGCGGCTTTGTCACTGAAAGAATCCTGAGACCGCTCGAGATGAACCGCACGACCTGCAGCATCAACAACCTCCCCGACAACGCCGCGTGGCCGCACAATGAATCCGGCGGCAAGCTTCGCGTGCTGCATCGCGGCAACGTCGACGGCTCGTACGCGGCGGCGGCCCTGAATTCGTCGGTCGCTGACCTGTCAAAATGGGTCCGAACCCAGCTAAACCGCGGCAAATTCGGCGACAAACAGATATTCAGCGAGCAGCAGTCGTGGGCAATGCACCAACCATGGCTGGCTCAGCAGGTAAGCCCGCAGGCCTTGCGTAATTATCCGACCCGCAAGTTCTCAGGCGTCGGTATGGGATGGTTCGTTTTCGATCATCAGGGCAAAAAGGTCATCAATCACAGCGGCGGGCTCGATGGAATGTTGTCCTACACGGTGCTGATCCCAGAGGAAAATGCCGGCTTCGTGATCTTAACGAACAACGAGTCGCCGTCGTACAACGTAATGATGAACAAGATCATGGACGTGCTGACCGGTGCTCCGAAACGCGACTGGAACGAGGAGATCAAGACGCGAACCGCAACTGCGAAAAAGGCTGCGGACGAGGCACGAGCGAAAGAAGACGCCGCACGCGTTCAGGGCACAAAGCCGTCGCTGGCCATGTCGGGCTATGTTGGAACTTACGGCGATAAACTCTACGGAGACGTTTCCGTCGCGGAGGAGAACGGTAGGCTTGTGCTGCGGTTCGGGCCTTCGCCAAATTTTGTCGCCGACCTCGAACATTGGCATTACGATACGTTCGAGATCAAATGGCGGCCTTCGGTCGCGTACAATTTCCCCCGCGGTTTCGTCGTTTTCACACTCGATAAAACGGGCAAGACCGAACGCCTGATCGTCGAACAGCCAAACAATGATTTCTGGTTTTACGAGCTGGATCTGCGAAGGAAGAACTAG